The DNA sequence TAGCAGCCTAGTTGTCTCGGCTCTGCCGCCTACATCCACGGCATTTTCCACGTTGTGGttcgtggttgttggtggccgGCCCTCAGAGAGAATAGCGGATGTGGCCATCCGCAGGTGAGCCCGTGTTGGAGGGTTGAAGGACGAATCGAGGATAATCAGGGTGCGTGGTCTAGcccgaggggggagagggcttGGGATTGCAGGTTGGTCATCCTTCTGGCTTGTACCGACAGGTTGCCGTGATACTGTGCAGATAACTTCGAGCTTCGAGGAGGTGGCTTTGAACGAGGTGAGTGCTTGGGAGAAGAAAGCTGTTAGGACGCGGGCCGAAGCCGATACTCGCGGACGCATGGGTTGGTAACCAGCCTCTGGGGGCTCGCCAGGTGAAGAGGACATAGCCTGGCACGCTCTGCCTTGAGTAACGGCTCTCTGATGCTCACAGAGCTCTCATGCGGTTGCTATCGAGGTACGGATGATGACACAGCCAATGCAAGTGTGACTTCCTGCTTGTGCAGCGGGGGTGGGGTAGTGGGGGGGAACGGGGTTTATGGGCCGCTTGCTTTTCTTATGTGCGAGAAACCCGGATCGTGAGAACCTCAACCCCAGATATCTGTTGTCGTTTCCTCCAAGTCCGCCTcttcttgtgcttgtggtgtttTCGGCGTTTGCTTGCTGATTACTAGGCCACGATGAGCAGGGTCACAATGTTGCGCTGTTGGACCTCGACGCGACCGCCTCCTTGTCCGAGACCCAATTCGACACCTCCCAGGCTGTGTCCATATATGGCCACATTGATGTTCTTATCAGCGCGGTGGCTCAGGGACGCAGAAGTACAACTCCATGGCTGCTAAGAAACTGTTCCATTCTTAGGGACCGGATGTAGAATAGGCCTCGAAAGATGGATCAGAAGTCATTCAGGCTTTGCAGGCCGTCGTTGATGCATGGTCGTCCAAAAGTCCAGTGAAATGTGTGGCGGTTCTCCTGCTGTTTATTTCACATCGGTGCAAACGGAAGCGGAGACAGGTAAATGCAGAGTCCTTTCTATACCTATCAAGAGTGACTTCAAGAATATATACCATTTCCAGTTATTGGCTATTAGTACCGCCGACAGGACCATCGCgttcatccatcaccacaaggAAAACCTGACATGCCACACGCCAGCCGGGTACCTTATCTAGCATCCATGCTTGCACAACCCAATGACCCTGAATTTTGTCGACCACCAAACGCCATATACATGCAAAACTCCTCCAGTCGCCAATACTCATACAACGTACCTCCTTAAATGCAATAGAAGCAgcaggtggtgttggtaACAAACAAATCCTTCAGCGAATCTCGGGCTCCCGCATAAAGTCGGGGAAGTTTGAGAAGCTCCCATCCCCAGAAGGCGGATGTTGGTCAAAAGAATCAAGAAGCTCCTGGAGAGTCTTTTCCTCGTCCACGGTCAAGCTTTGCAGTGTGGCTCGGTTGGAAGGGCGTGAGGCAAGATTGATGGTGGGTTCCCGGGGCAGGTCTTCTAGCGCCGCTCCCCCCACCAAGCTCTCATCCAGGCCGTAAATCTTGATGCCACGGATGTGGGTGTCTTTGccattttggtggttttctTTGACGTGCATCTGCACCACCCAGCAACACAACGAGTGTCCATCATAGCCGCCGCCAGCATCGCTGATGGGAACGTCTTGCCAACCCACGGGGTTCACCAGAGGCATCTCGGCAAACTGAATCAGATCATGAGGGCTTGTCCCGGCATAGAAGACAATGTTGGTAGGCGTATAAGACTCGTCTTGGCTATAATCCACGTAGAACCGGATGGCACGGATCTCAACACGGCGCACAAAATGCATCGTGAGAAGGTGAGGCTGTTGGCCGTCCGATCTACAAGTCCAGTCAGCAACCGCCGGCGACACAGAGTCTTCGATGAAGGGCGTTTCACTTACTGCCAGTACTTGTCTGTATCGTCGCTCAAGAGCTCGGTAACTCCGTTTCCGGGCTTGTGGCTGCTGACTCCAAAATgcgcaaggttgttgatCTCCTTCAATCCGAGAGCAGTGGGGTCAAATGGGGGTTCCTGAAGCTGGTCGGAACCGTCCTGCTCCTGCCcgtcgtcaaagtcgtcTTCATCCATGTATTCTTCGCTGTAGTAGGTGTCGTCATCGCGAGGCTCTCTATAGCCATAGGCGTCggggtcgtcgtcctccGGCGCCGGCTCATCTTGGTCCAAATCTCCCTCTGGCCCATCCTCTGGCTCCTCTTCAAACTGGCCCCGAGCCTCTTGAACTGCCACCTCGTGGTCTTGAGTTCGGTAGTGCTCCATACCGACTTCCTCAACTTCCGCAAGTGGCTCCTGGTGAGACGGGGTGACAGGAGACAGAAACTGGGGCTGTTGGTGAGTGTAACCTGGGGCCTGGGTAACTTCGGCCGAGGCTGCGGGTGAGCTGCCCTGATAGTTAGTCAATACTACTACCTCATTCATGTCGTAAATTCCACATTGCACTCCCGTCAAAACAGCAAGCTTGTTCTCTTGCTCTAGGACGATGGGGCGGCGCTTGATGGGACCGTGACGAGAGAGGCAGAGGTCGTGGTTTGAGTCCAGCTCTCCCAGCACACGTCGCTTCTGCTGAACTACAACCCGACGAGGTCGATTTTAAATCATGGCGACGGCCTGATGGGAGTTGTATGACTCTCGTCGCCAGGAAGCTGGAGTGAAAGgaggtttgaggaggcgTGGATTGGATGAAAGACGGTGGGTGATGAACGAGAGAAATAAAAAGATggcagaagagaagaggcCCTTCGCTGCGGATTTGGGCACCAAGAAAAAACAGCAGTGGAGgatgaaaagaagaaaaggagggaaggagggacaAGAAGCGAGGGGCGAGGGGACGCAGTGACCAAAAGATCCAGGAATGGAAGTGGGAAGGTGATGGCGAGGGGCatgttggaggagagcagTGGATGAAAGCTGCGAGCGCCGAGACGGGGGCAAATTCTGAGTATAAAAAATGAGGGTAATCATTGGGAAAGTCGGCGGTTGAGGTGCTTTTTCATAGGATGAGTTGACTTACACTGGGAAATAGGGGGGCCCCTTTGATGTTATTCCGATGCGAAGACAGTTCTTGCGGCTCTACCAACGACGGGAACAGCTGTCAGAGAAGGTTGTTCGACCACGCACTGAAATAGACGGGTATGACGGGTGTTAGAGTTCTGAGTTGGCGCATCTGCCATCATCCCTTTGAGAAACTCGGCTTCAACCAAGAGCATACTATCATGGCTTGGAGAGAGTTGGTCTGCATTCCTGTCGACAATACAAACACACTGTTTGGAAAGATGGAGAGGTGCGTTGTACCTTTCAAGCCCCACCCCATCAATAGTGGGGCAGCAGAGCTCGTGACTGCGCGTGCAGTGGTCGTGTTTCCCGTTTTCCTTTACGCGACTCTTTAACCTCAAGCTCCATTGGACTTTGCCACTGAACCCCAAAATCTTTACCGCGTTGACAACGACAGCAACGATAATACCAGGACCGCACTACTTTTCCAGTATCCTCTCCAATTCTCCCCGGTGTTTTCTATCCTGCAATTTCTAAAGCCCCCTTGTCTGGCTGGTAGTGCCTGTTTCTCGAAATGCCACAAGCTCCAGGTGGGTCATCATGGTCTCTTTCTGTTCCTGTCCCAAGGCCCAGTCGGTACTAATAGTAGTCCACCGCACCTCCAACAGAAGAGGACACTATCCGCATACTGGTGTCGACCGACAATCATGTGGGCTATGCAGAGCGGGATCCAATCCGGAAAGATGATAGCTGGCGGACCTTCGATGAGATCATGCAGATAGCGAAAGCCCAGGACGTTGACATGgttcttcttggcggcgACCTCTTCCATGACAACAAGCCATCTCGAAAATCCATGTATCAAGTCATACAATCTCTGCGGAAAAACTGTCTGGGCATGAAGCCCTGTGAGTTGGAGTTTCTGAGTGATCCGCAAGAGGTTTTCGGTGCATCAACCGGCTGCGTCAACTACCAGGACCCCGACATCAACATCTCCATTCCAGTCTTCTCTATCCATGGAAATCATGACGACCCCAGTGGCGATGGTCACTACTGTTCGCTCGATCTTCTACAGGCTGCCGGGCTCGTCAACTACTTTGGCCGTGTGCCTGAGGCAGACAACATCCACGTCAAGCCGGTTCTCCTGCGAAAGGGAGAGACTAAACTGGCCCTCTATGGGCTAAGCAATGTTCGTGATGAGCGGATGCACAGGACATTCCGAGACAACAAGGTTCACTTTTATCGGCCAGGCCAGCAGAGGAACGACTTCTTCAACCTACTGACCCTTCATCAAAACCACTACGCCCACACACCAACCAGTTACGTATCAGAGAACATGCTGCCCGAGTTTATGGACCTTGTCATCTGGG is a window from the Podospora pseudocomata strain CBS 415.72m chromosome 6, whole genome shotgun sequence genome containing:
- a CDS encoding hypothetical protein (COG:D; COG:O; BUSCO:EOG09265DVA; EggNog:ENOG503P3UE), yielding MNEVVVLTNYQGSSPAASAEVTQAPGYTHQQPQFLSPVTPSHQEPLAEVEEVGMEHYRTQDHEVAVQEARGQFEEEPEDGPEGDLDQDEPAPEDDDPDAYGYREPRDDDTYYSEEYMDEDDFDDGQEQDGSDQLQEPPFDPTALGLKEINNLAHFGVSSHKPGNGVTELLSDDTDKYWQSDGQQPHLLTMHFVRRVEIRAIRFYVDYSQDESYTPTNIVFYAGTSPHDLIQFAEMPLVNPVGWQDVPISDAGGGYDGHSLCCWVVQMHVKENHQNGKDTHIRGIKIYGLDESLVGGAALEDLPREPTINLASRPSNRATLQSLTVDEEKTLQELLDSFDQHPPSGDGSFSNFPDFMREPEIR